A portion of the Simkania negevensis Z genome contains these proteins:
- a CDS encoding transposase, translated as MWTVLFPPAPGGGEKVDYGYKGKGVLLHLLIDKNGNAIAITTTDAKGDEKQEVSRLLTQLPLKSLKGRVVVLEADKGYDAGWLRQFLLNMGIFPLIPYRKIKGRWAPEINEVTHFFKLSPQRWKVERAFAWLKRRCRRLLMRWERLFVIWNGLVILGVVYTWIKNLVG; from the coding sequence CTGTGGACGGTTCTTTTTCCCCCCGCTCCAGGAGGAGGGGAAAAAGTTGATTATGGTTATAAAGGCAAGGGAGTTCTGCTTCACTTGCTTATCGATAAAAACGGCAATGCAATAGCCATTACAACTACCGATGCAAAGGGGGATGAAAAACAGGAAGTTAGCAGATTGCTTACACAGCTTCCATTAAAGTCACTCAAAGGGCGAGTAGTTGTTCTTGAGGCAGACAAAGGTTATGATGCAGGCTGGTTACGTCAGTTTTTGTTAAACATGGGAATATTTCCTCTAATTCCCTATCGGAAAATCAAAGGAAGATGGGCGCCAGAAATTAACGAAGTTACCCATTTCTTCAAATTGAGCCCACAACGCTGGAAGGTAGAACGAGCTTTTGCTTGGTTAAAAAGACGTTGTCGTCGGCTATTGATGCGATGGGAGCGTTTATTCGTGATATGGAATGGATTGGTAATATTGGGGGTAGTTTATACTTGGATAAAAAATTTAGTTGGATAG
- a CDS encoding transposase translates to MAGFKCLSDEQWQLIEGLMDHTFPLERGTPRSDLRKTWNSILFILTRGCRWADLPTDSSLFIPRSTAHKWLKQWSVEGVFDKVMSGLLQIAIMEGKVDLSQVAVDGSFSPRSRRRGKS, encoded by the coding sequence ATGGCAGGATTTAAGTGTTTATCAGATGAACAATGGCAACTCATTGAAGGTCTTATGGACCATACTTTTCCTTTGGAGAGAGGAACTCCTCGAAGTGATCTACGCAAAACCTGGAATTCAATACTCTTTATCTTAACGAGAGGATGTCGTTGGGCGGATCTTCCGACAGATTCCTCTCTTTTTATCCCTCGTTCTACAGCTCACAAATGGTTAAAGCAATGGAGTGTTGAAGGAGTTTTTGATAAGGTGATGAGTGGGCTATTACAGATAGCAATAATGGAAGGAAAAGTTGATCTTTCTCAAGTAGCTGTGGACGGTTCTTTTTCCCCCCGCTCCAGGAGGAGGGGAAAAAGTTGA